One window of Flavobacterium ammonificans genomic DNA carries:
- a CDS encoding helix-turn-helix domain-containing protein: MNLKSLRLRANFTQEQLANEIGVEISQISRIERGLIATSVVTFYDISIALNIPLRSFFDLNLED; the protein is encoded by the coding sequence ATGAACCTGAAGTCACTAAGACTTCGGGCAAATTTTACACAGGAACAGTTAGCTAATGAGATTGGTGTTGAAATTTCACAAATAAGCAGAATAGAAAGAGGACTAATTGCAACTTCAGTAGTCACTTTTTATGATATCTCGATAGCACTAAACATACCTCTTAGATCTTTTTTTGATCTAAATTTAGAAGACTAG
- a CDS encoding type III pantothenate kinase produces the protein MILTIDVGNTRIKGAVFENDTFVEQFQFEPKALQNGIESILNKYPSASDLVVASVGNFDKNDFLSFSNQIAIHFVSHHDPFPFLNAYATPNTLGIDRMVLASGATIRYPNQNRLVIDAGTCVTYDFISQDDVYLGGAISPGLRLRYQSLNRFTAALPLLESECPDYFIGNSTANSIHSGVVNGLAHEIDGFIEEYRMRYPNFIIILTGGDAEFLAKRLKNTIFANSNFLLESLNQTFQYKMKND, from the coding sequence ATGATTCTAACAATCGATGTTGGGAATACCCGAATTAAAGGTGCTGTTTTTGAGAACGATACCTTTGTTGAGCAATTTCAATTTGAGCCAAAAGCACTACAAAATGGTATTGAAAGTATTTTAAATAAATATCCCAGTGCCTCCGATTTGGTAGTTGCAAGTGTCGGAAATTTTGACAAAAACGACTTTTTATCCTTTTCAAATCAGATTGCAATTCACTTTGTATCGCATCACGACCCTTTCCCATTTCTGAATGCATACGCTACTCCAAATACTTTGGGGATTGATAGAATGGTTTTGGCCTCGGGCGCAACAATTCGATATCCAAATCAAAATAGATTAGTAATTGACGCTGGGACCTGTGTGACTTACGATTTCATAAGTCAAGATGATGTGTATTTGGGCGGTGCTATTTCTCCGGGTTTACGCTTACGATATCAGTCTTTAAATAGGTTTACGGCAGCTTTGCCTTTATTGGAGTCAGAATGTCCAGATTATTTTATCGGAAACTCAACGGCTAATTCAATCCACTCGGGTGTTGTAAACGGATTAGCTCATGAGATAGATGGCTTTATTGAAGAATACCGAATGCGTTACCCAAATTTTATTATAATTTTAACGGGTGGAGACGCAGAATTTTTGGCTAAACGATTAAAAAATACCATATTTGCCAATTCAAATTTTCTGTTGGAGAGTTTGAATCAAACCTTTCAATATAAAATGAAAAATGATTAA
- the lptC gene encoding LPS export ABC transporter periplasmic protein LptC gives MNKTCQFLFCLFLISLTACESNFKDIQKDNFSDFVPSNNADEVNLKYTDSGRITGILVSKKMLDYAVVDFPFTEFPKGIRVTLFDKNAKETVITSNYAVSYKQTGIIDLQDKVKIVSTDGQILETEQLYFDQKNSWFFTERKYKFSSPRGVSNGQGIDFSKDFKVINSQRITGEVDSAD, from the coding sequence ATGAATAAAACCTGTCAATTTTTATTTTGTCTTTTTTTAATTTCGCTTACTGCTTGTGAGAGTAATTTTAAAGACATTCAAAAAGACAATTTTTCAGATTTTGTTCCAAGTAACAATGCTGATGAGGTTAATTTAAAATACACTGATTCAGGAAGAATTACAGGGATTTTAGTCAGTAAAAAAATGTTGGATTATGCAGTAGTTGATTTTCCATTTACTGAATTTCCTAAAGGGATTCGCGTCACTCTATTTGATAAAAATGCAAAAGAAACGGTGATTACATCAAATTATGCGGTATCGTATAAACAAACAGGAATCATTGATTTGCAAGATAAAGTTAAAATAGTTTCAACTGATGGTCAAATTCTAGAAACAGAACAATTGTATTTCGATCAAAAAAATTCTTGGTTTTTTACTGAAAGAAAATACAAATTTAGCTCTCCAAGGGGAGTTTCTAATGGACAAGGAATAGATTTCAGCAAAGATTTTAAAGTAATTAATTCACAAAGAATAACAGGCGAAGTTGACTCCGCCGATTAA
- a CDS encoding peptidylprolyl isomerase, protein MAVLAKIRQRSALLIGAIALALFAFIIQDLIGKGGIGQDTKDVGTVNDKDISFEDFRVKVSNVEKSGQGITSTQAANQVWDQEVSIALLTSEFEKLGLRAGEKHLIEVLKADQNIGGNPLFLNAAGLFDLAKFKEYFKANPEQAQFLQEREKSAELNAKFQMYSTLVKASLYTTEAEGKLKYEMEANKVNFAYVAGLYSTIKDSEVKVTDAEIVDFMKKNEKKYKADPSREIEYVLLEDKASAQDEADVKAKITALLAGSVVYNSKTGKNDTVAGFRTAANAIDFVNSNSDVPYDSTYVAKKDLPAVDADQLFNLAPGSVYGPYKFGNYYCLSKSFGKRAGVNAKASHILISYEGTQVPNKREKRTKEQALAKAQAVLAQVNANPDSFMMLAFSNSDDSSAQQGGDLGYFGPNQMVKPFNDFVFGNAIGKVGLVETPFGFHIIRITDKQDGVRLATVAQKIQPSEATSDKIFTQATQFEMDAANKDFAKLAKDMKLTIASPVTVTGMEENFASLGNQRAIVRWAFEEGSKVGSIKRFELANIGHVIARVKSIDDSGLAPVTQVRSYVEPILKNKKKAELIKAKMTGSSLEAIAKANKTKVEQAANITMENPVFGLVGAEPKVVGTAFALTANKVSAPIEGATGVYVVKNVSTVKAPALKNHSAYVAKLKQQTAGDAGRILPALKANATIEDNRSKFNY, encoded by the coding sequence ATGGCAGTTTTAGCAAAAATTAGACAACGTTCCGCATTATTAATTGGTGCAATAGCACTTGCTTTATTTGCATTTATCATTCAAGATTTGATTGGTAAAGGTGGTATCGGACAAGATACAAAAGATGTAGGAACTGTTAATGACAAAGATATTTCGTTTGAAGACTTTAGAGTTAAAGTAAGTAATGTTGAGAAAAGTGGTCAAGGAATCACATCTACCCAAGCAGCAAACCAAGTTTGGGATCAAGAAGTTTCTATTGCTTTGTTAACTTCAGAGTTTGAAAAATTAGGATTAAGAGCTGGTGAGAAACACTTAATTGAAGTGTTGAAGGCCGATCAAAATATTGGAGGTAATCCTTTGTTTTTAAATGCAGCAGGATTATTTGATTTGGCAAAATTTAAAGAATATTTTAAAGCAAATCCAGAGCAAGCTCAATTTTTACAAGAGAGAGAAAAGTCAGCTGAATTAAATGCTAAATTCCAAATGTATAGCACTTTGGTGAAAGCTAGTTTATATACTACTGAAGCTGAAGGGAAATTGAAATACGAAATGGAAGCAAATAAAGTAAATTTTGCTTACGTTGCAGGATTATATTCTACTATTAAGGACAGTGAAGTTAAAGTAACTGATGCTGAAATTGTAGATTTCATGAAGAAAAATGAGAAAAAATACAAAGCTGATCCATCAAGAGAGATTGAGTATGTTTTGTTAGAAGATAAAGCATCGGCGCAAGATGAAGCTGATGTTAAAGCTAAAATAACAGCATTATTGGCTGGTAGCGTAGTTTACAACTCAAAAACCGGAAAAAATGATACAGTAGCTGGTTTTAGAACTGCTGCTAACGCAATAGATTTTGTAAATTCAAATTCAGATGTACCTTACGATTCTACTTATGTAGCTAAGAAAGACTTGCCTGCAGTTGATGCAGATCAGTTATTCAACTTGGCTCCTGGATCTGTTTACGGGCCGTACAAATTTGGAAATTACTATTGTCTTTCTAAATCTTTTGGAAAAAGAGCCGGTGTAAATGCTAAAGCAAGTCATATCTTGATTAGCTATGAAGGAACTCAAGTGCCAAACAAGAGAGAGAAAAGAACAAAAGAGCAAGCCTTAGCAAAAGCACAAGCTGTTTTAGCTCAAGTAAATGCAAATCCAGATAGTTTTATGATGTTAGCATTTTCTAACTCAGATGATTCTTCTGCACAACAAGGTGGTGATTTAGGATATTTTGGTCCTAACCAAATGGTTAAACCATTCAATGATTTCGTTTTTGGAAATGCGATTGGAAAAGTTGGTTTAGTTGAAACTCCTTTCGGTTTTCATATTATCAGAATTACAGATAAACAAGATGGTGTGCGTTTAGCTACAGTAGCTCAGAAAATACAGCCTTCTGAAGCAACTTCAGACAAAATCTTTACACAAGCTACACAATTTGAAATGGATGCGGCTAACAAAGACTTTGCTAAATTAGCGAAAGACATGAAATTAACGATTGCTTCTCCTGTTACAGTAACTGGTATGGAAGAAAATTTTGCTTCTTTAGGAAACCAAAGAGCTATCGTGAGATGGGCGTTTGAAGAAGGTTCTAAAGTGGGTTCAATTAAGCGTTTTGAGTTGGCTAATATTGGTCACGTAATTGCAAGAGTAAAATCAATTGACGATTCAGGTTTAGCGCCTGTAACTCAAGTTAGATCTTATGTAGAGCCAATTCTTAAAAACAAGAAAAAAGCAGAGTTAATCAAAGCGAAGATGACAGGTTCTTCTTTAGAGGCAATTGCAAAAGCAAATAAAACTAAAGTAGAACAAGCAGCCAATATTACAATGGAAAATCCAGTATTCGGTTTAGTAGGAGCAGAGCCTAAAGTGGTTGGAACTGCTTTTGCCTTAACTGCTAATAAAGTGTCTGCGCCAATTGAAGGTGCAACTGGTGTGTATGTTGTTAAAAATGTAAGTACTGTAAAAGCACCTGCTTTAAAGAACCACTCAGCTTATGTAGCTAAATTAAAACAACAAACTGCTGGTGATGCAGGAAGAATTCTTCCAGCGTTGAAAGCGAATGCTACAATTGAAGACAACAGAAGTAAGTTTAATTACTAA
- a CDS encoding GYDIA family GHMP kinase produces the protein MQKTFYSNGKLLISGEYLILDGAKGLALPTKMGQNLIVEETQTKSIHWKSYDADGSIWFEEFLSFQEIQDNTTTTESVKATLIKILQVANTMNSNVFSNSEGLAVTTQLSFPRNWGLGTSSTLINNIAQWFQIDAFELLHQSFGGSGYDIACAQNNTPITYSIANGKPKIAQVVFEPEFAKNLYFVYLNKKRNSKSAIAEYHSNKTNQLTDYIATIDKITQSIIDADNLEVFTQIINQHETLLSALLNTETVKNALFPEFDGAVKSLGAWGGDFVLVVSKENPKSYFVAKGYETVIPYQEMIV, from the coding sequence ATGCAAAAGACCTTCTACAGTAACGGCAAATTATTAATTTCAGGGGAATACCTTATTTTGGATGGTGCCAAAGGATTGGCATTGCCTACCAAAATGGGACAAAATCTCATTGTAGAAGAAACACAAACAAAAAGTATTCATTGGAAAAGTTATGATGCCGATGGAAGTATTTGGTTTGAAGAATTTCTTTCATTTCAAGAAATTCAAGATAACACCACTACTACTGAATCAGTAAAAGCAACGCTCATCAAAATATTGCAAGTGGCTAATACTATGAATTCCAATGTGTTTTCTAATTCAGAAGGGCTTGCAGTTACCACACAATTAAGTTTTCCAAGAAATTGGGGATTAGGCACATCGTCCACCTTAATTAATAATATTGCGCAATGGTTTCAAATAGACGCTTTTGAATTGCTACATCAAAGTTTTGGCGGCAGCGGCTATGATATTGCTTGTGCGCAAAACAACACCCCTATTACCTACTCTATTGCAAATGGGAAACCCAAGATAGCACAAGTAGTTTTTGAGCCTGAATTCGCTAAAAACCTCTATTTTGTGTATTTGAACAAAAAACGCAATAGTAAATCGGCAATAGCAGAATACCATTCTAATAAAACAAATCAATTAACAGACTATATTGCAACGATTGACAAAATAACCCAGTCTATTATAGATGCTGACAACTTAGAAGTATTTACACAGATAATTAACCAACACGAAACTCTTTTAAGTGCGCTTTTAAATACAGAAACGGTGAAAAATGCTTTGTTCCCTGAATTTGACGGTGCCGTAAAAAGTTTAGGCGCTTGGGGTGGTGATTTTGTTTTAGTAGTTTCAAAAGAAAACCCAAAGTCTTATTTTGTTGCTAAAGGATATGAAACGGTGATTCCTTATCAAGAAATGATAGTATAA